A stretch of Burkholderia sp. HI2500 DNA encodes these proteins:
- a CDS encoding ATPase, which translates to MDSTSQSGDADLRDEYAALRERAIILEEQAPPLLQRISDVLPRICGESELADEHRERLVGARNAAMVSIENYQQAIPFLQTADSIIEQLDKTPERDEDIEWRESLLQRLDELIDVAVVMIDDAEGYFEQADACDLSSIPKAILEG; encoded by the coding sequence ATGGACAGCACCTCTCAATCCGGCGACGCCGACCTTCGCGACGAATATGCAGCGCTGCGCGAGCGCGCCATCATCCTGGAAGAACAGGCCCCACCGCTTCTGCAGCGCATCTCGGATGTATTGCCGCGGATCTGCGGTGAATCCGAACTGGCGGACGAGCATCGCGAGCGACTCGTCGGCGCGCGCAACGCAGCGATGGTCTCGATCGAAAACTATCAGCAGGCGATTCCTTTCCTGCAGACGGCCGACTCGATCATCGAGCAACTGGACAAGACGCCCGAGCGCGACGAAGACATCGAGTGGCGTGAGTCGCTGCTGCAACGGCTCGACGAGCTGATCGACGTCGCAGTCGTGATGATCGACGATGCCGAAGGCTACTTCGAACAGGCGGACGCCTGCGATCTGTCCAGCATACCGAAAGCCATCCTCGAGGGTTGA